In the Streptomyces sp. BHT-5-2 genome, one interval contains:
- a CDS encoding DUF485 domain-containing protein — protein sequence MTRDMRPPAPPPSAPTTGHGLSAPFAKAGDQPLCDPAGEPDFAAIQASPEFTRLRRRLRLFVFPMSALFFCWYLTFALLSAYDHEFMRRKAVGEINVGTLFGLLQFLSTIMIVVTYARFAKKRLDPQVDRIREQVRAEAEGGRK from the coding sequence ATGACGAGAGACATGCGGCCTCCCGCTCCACCCCCATCGGCGCCGACCACCGGCCACGGATTATCGGCCCCTTTCGCTAAAGCCGGCGACCAGCCCTTGTGCGACCCGGCGGGCGAGCCCGACTTTGCGGCGATCCAGGCCAGCCCGGAGTTCACCCGGCTTCGCCGACGGCTGCGGCTGTTCGTCTTTCCGATGAGCGCGCTTTTCTTTTGCTGGTACCTCACCTTCGCCCTGCTGTCCGCCTATGACCATGAATTCATGCGGCGCAAAGCGGTCGGCGAGATCAATGTGGGGACCCTCTTCGGCCTGCTGCAATTCCTGTCCACGATCATGATCGTCGTGACCTATGCGCGCTTCGCCAAGAAGCGGCTCGACCCCCAGGTCGACCGGATTCGCGAGCAGGTGCGGGCCGAGGCGGAGGGTGGCAGAAAGTGA
- a CDS encoding methyltransferase codes for MLDPYVHARTAGLDEADLALINDSLSLVLAADARAVVRDLLPRLTEEEQESVAAHCDVAHAAALVFPSSLDSLIAGLRADGCTVGEAVPSVVVRERLSRRYGVPVAALDVATLHIQVPAASQEPREIELFVLEAAPGSELCEIAVRERVERNESHLALEVRAPDSVVLAGLRGLLADHGGLAADGGGYNPLENCTVLYFLSPAADGRDGLSVTGPVRPRRLELRARGDHPAVLAAHHGAEPGDPAKRLLELMTGAWTTQAIAAAAELGLADQLPGPSVRSMSGTDDATVAGSVAELAGRLTVDPAALVRLLRYLAAVGVVAPAGDFYGLTELGALLREDSRHSMRSLALLYGGPFYQSFGELAQSVRTGREAFKALFGQGHFDYFAERPGLAELFDNAMAASGAMFEPIPGLFDFSDARVVVDVAGGNGQLLGLVLARAPHLRGVLLERAHVLEAARRHLAAMGCADRCSFVAGDFTCAVPEGGDVYLLSRVLHDWDDEQCLTILRRCAEGMHKESQLLLVERLLPDLNGVVPGDTPSLAVAWDLHMMCNVGGRERTAGHYQRLLATAGFELLSVRDLPLEGNLLHARRRG; via the coding sequence TTGTTGGACCCGTATGTTCATGCCCGGACGGCCGGCCTCGACGAGGCCGATCTTGCACTGATCAACGACTCTCTGTCGCTCGTCCTGGCGGCAGACGCACGTGCAGTCGTACGGGACCTGCTGCCCCGGCTCACTGAGGAGGAGCAGGAGTCCGTGGCCGCGCACTGCGACGTGGCCCACGCAGCTGCGCTGGTCTTTCCGTCCTCGCTCGACAGCCTGATCGCGGGCCTGCGGGCCGACGGCTGCACGGTCGGCGAAGCCGTCCCCAGCGTAGTGGTGCGGGAACGACTGAGCCGACGTTACGGTGTGCCGGTCGCCGCGCTGGACGTCGCGACCTTGCACATACAGGTCCCGGCTGCCAGTCAAGAGCCGCGCGAGATCGAACTCTTCGTCCTGGAGGCGGCGCCGGGGTCGGAGCTGTGCGAGATCGCCGTCAGGGAACGGGTGGAACGCAATGAGTCCCACCTCGCACTGGAGGTGAGGGCACCCGACAGCGTGGTTCTGGCGGGGTTGCGGGGGCTCCTGGCCGATCACGGCGGGCTGGCTGCCGACGGTGGGGGTTACAACCCCCTGGAGAACTGCACCGTGCTGTACTTCCTCAGCCCTGCCGCCGACGGCCGGGACGGGCTCTCCGTAACCGGCCCGGTACGCCCCAGGCGTCTGGAGTTACGGGCTCGCGGCGACCACCCGGCGGTCCTGGCCGCGCACCATGGCGCCGAGCCGGGCGATCCGGCGAAACGTCTGCTGGAGCTGATGACCGGAGCCTGGACGACCCAGGCGATCGCGGCGGCCGCCGAGCTGGGTCTGGCCGACCAGTTGCCCGGCCCCTCCGTCCGGTCCATGAGCGGGACCGATGACGCGACAGTGGCCGGTTCCGTCGCCGAGCTGGCCGGCCGTCTCACCGTCGATCCGGCTGCTTTAGTCCGTCTGCTGCGCTACCTCGCGGCCGTGGGGGTAGTCGCTCCTGCCGGAGACTTCTACGGGCTGACGGAGCTTGGTGCACTGCTCCGGGAGGATTCCCGTCACTCGATGCGCTCGCTGGCGCTGCTGTACGGCGGGCCGTTCTACCAGTCCTTCGGGGAACTGGCCCAGTCCGTCCGTACCGGAAGGGAGGCGTTCAAGGCGCTCTTCGGGCAGGGGCACTTCGACTATTTCGCCGAACGGCCGGGCCTGGCCGAGCTGTTCGACAACGCGATGGCGGCCAGCGGAGCGATGTTCGAGCCGATACCCGGGCTCTTCGACTTCTCGGATGCCCGCGTGGTGGTGGATGTCGCCGGAGGAAACGGGCAGTTGCTGGGCCTGGTCCTCGCTCGCGCCCCTCATCTGCGGGGCGTGCTCCTGGAGCGGGCGCACGTGCTGGAGGCCGCACGCCGGCACCTGGCTGCTATGGGCTGCGCCGACCGCTGCTCCTTCGTGGCCGGTGACTTCACCTGTGCCGTGCCGGAGGGCGGGGACGTCTACCTCCTGTCACGTGTCCTGCACGACTGGGACGACGAGCAGTGCCTGACCATCCTGCGCCGCTGCGCCGAGGGCATGCACAAGGAGTCCCAACTACTCTTGGTGGAGCGCCTGTTGCCCGACCTCAATGGGGTTGTGCCTGGTGATACGCCGTCCCTGGCAGTGGCCTGGGACCTGCACATGATGTGCAACGTGGGCGGCCGGGAGCGGACCGCCGGTCACTATCAACGCCTCTTGGCGACGGCCGGATTCGAGCTGCTCTCTGTGCGGGACCTGCCGCTGGAGGGCAACCTGTTGCACGCCCGCCGGCGGGGCTGA
- a CDS encoding type I polyketide synthase, with product MAVTVHDYLVAPSDATAEGCGRTTLAEVFAAAADAHGDTPAVVGCGEPRSWSQWRAESRAFAAGLQDYGIGMGDVVAVHLPNCWEFLVAHTAVAEVGAVLLPLHLAYGERDLLALMRRAAARALVLPAGYRQVDGAALGRRLLDRLNALELVLVVGGARLTVPPEDEERAAPGADIVSYHALVHDRRPASPRRVELTAETPLALLPSSGTTSKHPKLCLHSHGTLLSNAATVALDGGASEDDIIVSASPFTHLFGLLSIHLALLTGSRQGMLRQWDAGAFRALAERTEASVLFAVPAQLRDLTATLRGAPVPDRLRLREVRTGGAAVPGPLVADVRRLAGASVVVQWGMSELGAGTVTRPCDPPEVAVGSIGRPLSGCDARVVDDTGALCPEGVTGELQYRGPHMFLGYLGDPERTREAFTADGWLRTGDLARRNADGTLTHKGRDAEVINVGGMKVSASDIETMLGDLPQFSALAVTARSDARLGQYPCLIAALRPGAVIDLAEVRAHLGGKGAADYQQPLELFLVDEVPLTPTGKIARGRLAELLARPSETGRRSRADRVTPPGLESFYAARELIRQEVARVLPADAAGELAPDGTFRESGVDSLAAVRLAVSLSEATGLALPTTVVFDHPTPGELARHLTELVAGRRLPRTDREEAHPAPAPESQDPVVITGIGCRFPGDVRSPEELWQLLVDGRETAAPFPADRGWDLDRLQHPDPAHPGRSSTHYGHFLTGAGEFDAGFFGISPREALAMDPQQRLLLETSWEALESAGLDPTALRGSDTAVFIGLMAPDYAPRLVEAPERFDGLLLTGNAASVASGRIAYTLGLTGPALTVDTACSSSLVAVHLAVQALRRGECSLALAGGATVMATPASFVDFSRQGALAPDGRCKPFSASADGAAWAEGAGVLVLEKLSRARRHGHPVLAVIAGSAVNQDGASNGLTAPNGLAQQRVIRQALADAGLTPRQIDAVEAHGTGTPLGDRIEADALYAVHGGGRDVGRPLWLGSVKSNIGHTQAAAGVAGLIKTVQALRHGLLPRTLHTDLVSPPVAGEADGVRLLLAPQPWPRSGRIRRAGVSAFGISGTNAHVIVEEVPLEQPASTSAPAEDEGRWSGDQALPWALSARSVPALREMALRLLPIAESADVFQAGRALVTSRPSFEHRAVVVARQRTELIAGLRAIADGGALPAHAVGGTARPEGGGTVLVFPGQGSQWEGMAADLLTESEVFERSLAACEEALAPYIDWSVRAVLRQEAGQPPLSRVDVAQTSLFAVMVALSALWQSLGVRPDAVVGHSQGEIAAACVSGALSLADAAKVVARRAAAVRDLPDGRMAAVALSRDDVLHHLRAGRGRLWLAADNGPRSTVISGDPGAIGTLLDELDDRGVRATGLAVGYASHSAHVNGLRDQLSKALDGLEPGPAQMHFFSTVEPGPLDTTRLTSEYWYRNLRRPVEFHKAIRALLDDGFSHFIEVSPHPVLTYPVLDIAESAGRPVSVVGSLRRGEGDERRFLLSAAEAFSNGAPVVWKNVFAGRQAHHVELPPYPFLRERYWLSSGAAVAPPRQSSERRSETVAADRDTDEMPLPESESALLTLVQDHTAVVLGHPDGRQIGPDVAFAEIGTGSLAAVELRARLTRTLGLPLPSTVVLDHRTPRALSARLWRLLCDKGHPEHGRCAPHEVPDTLDALYRQACLTGDGRAAVELISAAARLRRTFGAGSAPENAPRAVRLGPAGDGPLLLCFPSLLPASGPHEYAPLAEALRGDYEVLVLPQPGFADDEPLPHDIEALTAAHATAVGQYTGEVPFLLCGHSSGGLIAHAVAARLEEQGRPANGLVLLDTPWPDRTFQDAVLPRVLCSAAVRQQPLTRQGVPVHRLTATGGYLRVLAGWQPAPVRTPTLLVRARQAAPEFAEDDRRSCPWQLPHTERAVPGDHFTMLDAQAPALADAMRTWWAEVTDAP from the coding sequence ATGGCGGTTACGGTCCACGACTATCTCGTCGCCCCCTCGGACGCCACCGCCGAGGGGTGCGGCCGTACGACACTGGCGGAGGTCTTCGCCGCGGCCGCCGACGCGCACGGCGACACCCCGGCCGTCGTCGGTTGCGGCGAACCACGGTCCTGGTCGCAGTGGCGCGCCGAGTCCCGGGCCTTTGCCGCGGGCCTGCAGGACTACGGCATCGGCATGGGCGACGTGGTCGCCGTCCACCTTCCGAACTGCTGGGAATTCCTGGTCGCCCACACTGCGGTGGCCGAGGTGGGCGCGGTGCTCCTGCCACTCCATCTCGCCTACGGTGAGCGGGACCTGCTGGCGTTGATGCGCCGGGCGGCGGCCCGCGCGCTCGTCCTGCCGGCCGGCTACCGGCAGGTGGACGGTGCGGCGCTCGGCCGGCGGCTGCTGGACCGGCTGAACGCCCTCGAACTCGTGCTGGTCGTCGGGGGCGCCCGGCTGACGGTTCCGCCGGAAGACGAGGAACGGGCGGCGCCGGGCGCCGACATCGTCTCGTACCACGCACTCGTCCATGACCGCCGCCCGGCCTCGCCCCGGCGCGTGGAACTGACGGCCGAGACGCCGCTCGCCCTGCTGCCGTCGTCGGGCACCACCTCCAAGCACCCCAAGCTCTGCCTGCACAGCCACGGCACGCTCTTGTCGAACGCCGCGACGGTGGCTCTCGACGGCGGTGCGAGCGAGGACGACATCATCGTGAGCGCCAGCCCGTTCACCCATCTCTTCGGCCTGTTGTCCATCCACCTGGCGCTCCTCACCGGAAGCCGGCAAGGCATGCTTCGGCAGTGGGATGCCGGGGCCTTTCGCGCGCTCGCCGAGCGCACCGAGGCAAGTGTGCTGTTCGCGGTGCCTGCGCAGCTGCGGGATCTGACGGCGACACTGCGCGGCGCCCCCGTGCCGGACCGGCTGCGCCTGCGCGAGGTGCGCACGGGTGGCGCGGCGGTGCCTGGTCCACTCGTGGCGGACGTGCGCCGGCTGGCCGGGGCATCGGTGGTTGTCCAGTGGGGCATGTCGGAGCTGGGTGCGGGCACCGTGACCCGGCCCTGCGACCCGCCGGAGGTCGCCGTGGGAAGCATCGGCCGCCCGCTCAGCGGCTGCGACGCGCGCGTGGTCGACGACACGGGCGCCCTCTGCCCCGAAGGCGTCACCGGTGAACTGCAGTACCGGGGACCGCACATGTTCCTCGGCTACCTCGGGGATCCCGAACGCACCAGGGAGGCTTTCACCGCCGACGGCTGGCTGCGCACCGGGGACCTGGCCCGCCGGAACGCGGACGGCACCCTCACCCACAAGGGGCGTGACGCGGAGGTGATCAACGTCGGGGGAATGAAGGTCAGCGCTTCGGACATCGAGACCATGCTCGGCGATCTGCCGCAGTTCTCGGCGCTGGCCGTCACCGCCCGCTCCGACGCCCGGCTCGGCCAGTACCCCTGTCTGATCGCCGCCCTGCGCCCCGGGGCCGTCATCGACCTGGCGGAGGTACGGGCCCATCTTGGCGGGAAGGGCGCCGCCGACTACCAGCAGCCGCTGGAACTGTTCCTGGTCGACGAGGTACCGCTCACCCCCACCGGAAAGATCGCCCGCGGCCGCCTGGCCGAGTTGCTCGCCCGCCCTTCGGAGACCGGAAGGCGCAGCCGGGCGGATCGGGTCACTCCCCCGGGGCTCGAAAGCTTTTATGCAGCCAGGGAGTTGATTCGCCAAGAGGTCGCTCGTGTCCTGCCGGCCGATGCAGCGGGCGAACTTGCGCCGGATGGCACCTTCCGCGAGTCAGGGGTCGACTCGCTCGCCGCGGTGCGCCTCGCCGTGAGCCTTTCGGAAGCGACCGGACTGGCGTTGCCGACGACCGTCGTCTTCGACCACCCGACCCCCGGGGAACTGGCCCGCCATCTGACCGAGCTGGTCGCTGGACGTCGGCTGCCGCGGACCGACCGGGAGGAGGCGCATCCCGCACCGGCACCAGAAAGCCAGGACCCGGTCGTCATCACCGGCATCGGCTGCCGTTTCCCCGGCGACGTCCGCTCCCCCGAGGAACTGTGGCAGCTGCTCGTCGACGGCCGGGAGACGGCCGCACCCTTTCCGGCCGACCGCGGTTGGGACCTCGACCGACTTCAGCACCCGGATCCCGCCCACCCCGGGCGCTCCAGTACGCATTACGGCCACTTCCTCACCGGAGCCGGGGAGTTCGACGCCGGCTTCTTCGGGATATCGCCCCGCGAAGCACTGGCCATGGACCCTCAGCAACGGCTCCTGTTGGAGACGAGCTGGGAGGCGCTGGAGAGCGCAGGACTCGACCCCACCGCGCTGCGCGGCTCGGACACCGCGGTCTTCATCGGGCTGATGGCGCCGGACTACGCACCGCGACTGGTCGAGGCCCCCGAACGTTTCGACGGACTGCTGCTCACCGGCAACGCGGCGAGCGTCGCCTCCGGACGCATCGCATACACCCTCGGCCTGACCGGACCCGCACTCACCGTCGACACCGCCTGTTCCTCCTCCCTGGTCGCCGTGCACCTCGCGGTCCAGGCGCTGCGCCGCGGCGAATGCTCCCTGGCCCTGGCCGGTGGCGCGACCGTGATGGCCACCCCGGCCTCGTTCGTGGACTTCAGCCGCCAGGGAGCCCTTGCGCCGGACGGCCGGTGCAAGCCCTTCTCGGCCTCGGCCGACGGCGCGGCATGGGCGGAGGGCGCGGGCGTGCTGGTGCTGGAAAAACTCTCCCGTGCCCGGCGGCACGGGCACCCGGTCCTCGCCGTCATCGCCGGTTCGGCCGTGAACCAGGACGGCGCGAGCAACGGCCTGACCGCGCCCAACGGGCTTGCGCAGCAGCGCGTGATCCGGCAGGCCCTGGCCGACGCAGGGCTTACGCCGCGTCAGATCGATGCCGTCGAGGCGCACGGCACGGGCACCCCGTTGGGCGACCGGATCGAAGCCGACGCCCTGTATGCCGTGCACGGCGGCGGCCGTGACGTGGGCCGGCCGCTGTGGCTGGGCTCGGTCAAGTCGAACATCGGGCACACCCAGGCCGCCGCCGGGGTCGCCGGCCTCATCAAGACGGTCCAGGCGCTGCGGCACGGCCTGCTGCCGCGCACCCTGCACACCGACCTGGTCTCCCCGCCGGTCGCCGGCGAGGCCGACGGCGTGCGGCTGTTGCTGGCGCCCCAGCCGTGGCCGCGCTCCGGCCGGATCCGCAGGGCCGGGGTGTCGGCCTTCGGGATCAGCGGCACCAACGCTCACGTGATCGTGGAGGAGGTCCCCCTGGAGCAGCCCGCCTCGACCTCGGCGCCGGCCGAGGACGAAGGCCGGTGGAGCGGTGACCAGGCGCTGCCCTGGGCACTGTCTGCCCGCAGCGTCCCCGCCCTGCGCGAGATGGCATTGCGGCTGCTACCGATCGCCGAGTCGGCCGATGTGTTCCAGGCGGGCCGGGCACTTGTCACCAGCCGGCCGTCGTTCGAACACCGCGCGGTGGTCGTCGCACGACAACGGACGGAGCTGATCGCCGGGTTGCGGGCTATCGCCGACGGCGGTGCCCTACCCGCCCACGCGGTCGGTGGCACTGCTCGTCCCGAGGGTGGTGGCACGGTCCTCGTCTTCCCCGGACAGGGCTCCCAGTGGGAGGGCATGGCAGCAGACCTGCTGACCGAGTCCGAGGTGTTCGAGCGGTCCCTGGCGGCATGCGAGGAGGCCCTCGCGCCGTACATCGACTGGTCCGTACGGGCCGTGCTGCGGCAGGAAGCCGGTCAGCCGCCGCTGAGCCGCGTCGACGTCGCACAGACATCCCTGTTCGCCGTGATGGTCGCGCTCAGCGCCCTGTGGCAGTCGCTGGGAGTGCGTCCGGACGCGGTGGTCGGGCACAGCCAGGGGGAAATCGCCGCCGCCTGTGTGTCCGGCGCCCTCTCACTGGCGGACGCGGCGAAGGTCGTCGCGCGGCGCGCCGCAGCCGTCCGGGACCTGCCGGACGGCCGGATGGCGGCCGTCGCCCTGTCCAGGGACGACGTGCTCCATCATCTGCGCGCCGGCCGGGGCCGGTTGTGGCTCGCGGCCGACAACGGCCCTCGCTCGACCGTGATCTCCGGCGATCCCGGTGCCATCGGCACCCTGCTCGACGAGCTCGATGACCGGGGCGTACGAGCGACCGGCCTCGCGGTCGGCTACGCCTCCCACAGTGCCCACGTGAACGGCCTCCGGGACCAGCTGTCGAAAGCACTCGACGGCCTCGAACCCGGCCCCGCACAGATGCACTTCTTCTCCACCGTCGAGCCGGGCCCGCTGGACACCACACGGCTGACCTCGGAGTACTGGTACCGGAACCTCCGCCGCCCGGTCGAGTTCCACAAGGCGATCCGCGCACTGCTGGACGACGGCTTCTCCCACTTCATCGAAGTCAGCCCCCACCCGGTGCTCACCTACCCGGTCCTGGACATCGCCGAGTCGGCCGGACGCCCCGTTTCCGTGGTGGGAAGTCTCCGGCGGGGCGAAGGCGACGAACGACGCTTCCTGCTCTCCGCGGCGGAGGCTTTCAGCAACGGGGCTCCGGTGGTCTGGAAGAACGTCTTCGCCGGGCGCCAAGCCCACCACGTCGAGCTGCCCCCATATCCGTTCCTGCGAGAGCGCTACTGGCTGTCGTCCGGAGCTGCGGTCGCACCGCCGCGCCAGTCGTCCGAGCGGAGGTCCGAGACCGTCGCGGCCGACCGCGATACCGACGAAATGCCGCTCCCGGAAAGCGAGTCCGCGCTCCTGACGCTCGTGCAAGACCACACCGCAGTCGTCCTCGGGCACCCCGACGGCAGGCAGATCGGCCCGGATGTGGCGTTCGCCGAGATCGGCACGGGTTCCCTCGCCGCGGTCGAGCTACGCGCCCGGCTGACTCGCACACTTGGACTTCCCTTGCCTTCCACCGTAGTCCTCGATCACCGAACACCCCGTGCACTGAGCGCCCGCCTATGGCGCCTCCTGTGTGACAAGGGACACCCGGAGCACGGTCGATGCGCCCCTCACGAGGTGCCGGACACCCTGGATGCCCTGTACCGGCAAGCCTGCCTGACCGGGGACGGCCGGGCCGCCGTCGAACTGATCAGCGCGGCGGCCCGGCTCCGCCGCACGTTCGGCGCGGGGTCCGCACCGGAGAACGCGCCCCGCGCCGTCCGGCTCGGCCCGGCAGGAGACGGCCCTCTGCTGCTGTGCTTCCCCTCCCTGCTCCCGGCCTCGGGGCCGCACGAATACGCCCCTTTGGCCGAGGCGTTGCGCGGCGACTACGAGGTGCTCGTGCTCCCGCAGCCCGGCTTCGCCGACGACGAGCCCCTCCCCCACGACATCGAAGCCCTCACCGCAGCCCACGCGACGGCAGTTGGCCAGTACACCGGCGAGGTGCCGTTCCTCTTGTGCGGACACTCCTCCGGCGGGCTGATCGCGCACGCCGTCGCCGCGCGGCTCGAGGAGCAGGGGCGCCCCGCAAACGGCTTGGTCCTGCTGGACACGCCATGGCCCGATCGAACCTTTCAGGACGCCGTGTTGCCCCGCGTCCTCTGCAGCGCAGCTGTACGACAGCAGCCCCTCACCAGGCAGGGCGTCCCCGTACACCGACTCACCGCCACCGGCGGCTACCTCCGCGTACTGGCCGGTTGGCAGCCCGCACCGGTCCGCACCCCAACACTCCTGGTCCGCGCACGACAGGCCGCCCCCGAGTTCGCCGAGGACGACCGGCGGTCCTGTCCGTGGCAACTACCGCACACCGAACGCGCCGTCCCGGGCGACCACTTCACCATGCTGGACGCTCAGGCCCCCGCGCTGGCCGATGCCATGCGAACCTGGTGGGCCGAGGTCACAGACGCGCCGTAG
- a CDS encoding cation acetate symporter yields MVSIAVGTTGSPTLNVTVFVAFVCITLYVVYRASGSSPTASDYYAAGSGFSGMQNGIALSGDFLSAASFLGISGAIAVHGYDGFLYSVGWLVAWLVALLLIGERLRNTGRFTVGDVMAFRMKQRPVRAAAANATLVITFFYMLAQMAGAGGLIALLLNVHSKGGQALVITAVGIVMVFYVLVGGMKGTTWVQIIKATLLLLCVAFISVFILGKFGFSLSGLLEHAAQNSPLGERLLEPGGWYGQNAMGKLDFVSLALSLVLGISSLPHVLMRFYTVPDAKEARRSVVWCSWSMFMFYLGILIVGYAATALVGSDKILAAPGGENSAAPLLAFRIGGAVLLGVVSAVAFATILAVVAGLTLAASASFAHDVYANVLRHGKADARSEVRVARLTAVVIGFLAIIGGIVANGQNVAFLVSLALALAASANLSTMLYSLYWKRFNTTGTLWSIYGGLVSGLLLIAFSPAMSGTPTSIVKGVDFHWFPLTNPGIVSIPLSFLCGFLGTVLSKQPADPDKQAEMEVRALTGIGAKR; encoded by the coding sequence ATGGTGTCGATCGCGGTCGGCACGACCGGCAGTCCGACGCTCAACGTGACCGTATTCGTCGCCTTCGTCTGCATCACCTTGTACGTGGTCTACCGGGCCAGCGGCAGCAGCCCGACCGCCTCCGACTACTACGCGGCAGGCAGCGGTTTCAGCGGGATGCAGAACGGCATCGCACTGTCCGGCGACTTCCTCTCCGCGGCCTCCTTCCTCGGGATCTCGGGAGCAATCGCCGTCCACGGCTACGACGGGTTCCTCTACTCCGTCGGATGGTTGGTCGCCTGGCTGGTTGCTCTGCTGCTCATCGGCGAACGGCTGCGTAATACCGGCCGGTTCACCGTGGGCGATGTGATGGCCTTCCGGATGAAACAGCGCCCGGTACGGGCGGCGGCGGCCAACGCCACCTTGGTCATCACGTTCTTCTACATGCTGGCCCAGATGGCCGGCGCCGGCGGCCTGATCGCCCTGCTGCTCAACGTGCACAGCAAGGGCGGGCAGGCCCTGGTCATCACGGCCGTCGGCATTGTCATGGTCTTCTACGTCCTGGTCGGCGGCATGAAGGGCACGACCTGGGTGCAGATCATCAAGGCCACCCTGCTGCTGCTCTGCGTGGCCTTCATCAGCGTCTTCATCCTCGGCAAGTTCGGCTTCAGCTTGTCCGGACTGCTGGAGCATGCGGCGCAGAACAGCCCCTTGGGCGAGCGCTTGCTGGAACCAGGCGGCTGGTACGGCCAGAACGCGATGGGCAAGCTCGACTTCGTCTCGCTGGCCCTGTCGCTGGTCCTCGGCATCTCCAGCCTTCCGCACGTGCTGATGCGCTTCTACACCGTGCCGGACGCCAAGGAGGCACGCAGGTCGGTGGTGTGGTGCTCCTGGTCGATGTTCATGTTCTACCTGGGGATCCTCATCGTCGGATACGCCGCCACCGCACTGGTGGGCTCGGACAAGATCTTGGCCGCCCCGGGCGGGGAGAACTCCGCGGCACCGCTGCTCGCCTTCCGGATCGGCGGCGCGGTGCTGCTCGGCGTGGTTTCCGCGGTGGCCTTCGCCACCATCCTGGCGGTGGTCGCCGGTCTGACGCTCGCCGCTTCCGCGTCGTTCGCGCACGACGTCTACGCCAACGTACTCCGGCACGGCAAGGCGGACGCGCGGTCCGAAGTACGGGTCGCCCGCCTGACGGCGGTAGTGATCGGTTTCCTGGCCATCATCGGCGGCATCGTGGCCAACGGGCAGAACGTCGCCTTCCTGGTATCGCTGGCCCTGGCGCTCGCCGCGTCCGCGAACCTGTCCACCATGCTCTACTCCCTTTACTGGAAGCGGTTCAACACCACGGGGACGCTGTGGAGCATCTATGGCGGGCTGGTGTCCGGGCTGCTGCTGATCGCCTTCTCACCCGCGATGTCGGGCACACCCACGTCCATCGTCAAGGGCGTCGACTTCCACTGGTTCCCGCTCACCAACCCGGGCATCGTGTCGATTCCGCTCTCCTTCCTCTGCGGGTTCCTGGGCACGGTACTCAGCAAGCAACCGGCGGATCCCGACAAGCAGGCGGAGATGGAGGTACGAGCACTGACCGGCATCGGCGCCAAGCGCTAG